Proteins from a single region of Apium graveolens cultivar Ventura chromosome 7, ASM990537v1, whole genome shotgun sequence:
- the LOC141672439 gene encoding F-box protein CPR1-like, producing MAFPCKMLDEILCRLPVKYLLRYRCVSKGWCSLIDSDLFVKKHLSRALECNVGGLIINEGGKFYLAEDFKSNLDGGHDNDNAVAVEIIDPLKTLISGADFVGAANGLVCVSKNKMNEFMVFNPSTRKSRKIPSAPAEFPRSFHMIETSLCGFGYDHVNDDYKIVKIAECYLQFRGIMAIVYSLKTNSWKRIQNAPVHNRIRFCGNWGMFGNGALNWLALMNTRNCYDIIVSFDLGNEQFKEVSFPVIEGPFVNFNSKSVVSDGGSLCVLDNYPNSRIDVWVMMTNSGAENSWSKALSMEKEGTLAYSRFVRPVSFCRNGLSVLLEVDSSKLVWYDLERKTVKNLRICGMPNQFDSHVFTQSLIPLNKHNTPQKPSQEKPHNVQHRRRDDILSREFKLNLQQGVLED from the exons ATGGCATTTCCTTGTAAAATGTTGGATGAGATACTCTGCCGCCTTCCTGTCAAGTATCTTCTTCGATATCGATGCGTGTCTAAGGGATGGTGTTCTCTTATTGATAGCGACCTGTTTGTTAAAAAGCATCTTAGCAGAGCCCTTGAGTGTAATGTTGGTGGTCTTATTATCAATGAAGGTGGAAAGTTTTACCTGGCTGAGGATTTTAAGTCTAATTTGGATGGTGGTCATGACAATGATAATGCTGTTGCTGTAGAAATTATTGATCCTCTTAAGACTCTTATCTCCGGTGCTGATTTTGTGGGTGCTGCTAATGGTTTGGTGTGTGTGTCTAAGAATAAGATGAATGAGTTTATGGTTTTCAATCCATCTACTAGGAAGTCGAGAAAGATACCGAGTGCCCCTGCTGAGTTTCCGCGTTCTTTTCATATGATTGAGACTTCCCTTTGTGGCTTTGGATACGATCATGTTAATGATGACTACAAGATTGTGAAAATTGCTGAGTGTTATCTTCAGTTTCGTGGAATAATGGCCATTGTTTACAGCCTTAAAACCAATTCTTGGAAACGGATTCAGAATGCTCCAGTTCATAACCGAATTCGTTTCTGTGGTAATTGGGGAATGTTTGGAAATGGAGCTTTAAATTGGTTGGCACTAATGAATACAAGAAATTGCTACGATATCATTGTAAGTTTTGATCTCGGGAATGAACAGTTTAAAGAGGTCTCTTTTCCTGTTATTGAAGGGCCTTTTGTAAATTTTAATTCCAAGAGTGTGGTTTCTGATGGAGGATCCCTTTGTGTTCTTGATAATTACCCTAATTCTCGTATTGATGTGTGGGTGATGATGACAAATTCTGGGGCAGAAAACTCTTGGTCCAAAGCACTCTCTATGGAGAAAGAAGGAACACTTGCTTATTCGAGGTTTGTTAGACCTGTTTCTTTTTGCAGGAATGGCCTTAGTGTACTTTTAGAGGTTGACAGCTCAAAACTTGTGTGGTATGACCTTGAGAGGAAAACAGTCAAGAATCTTAGGATTTGTGGGATGCCGAATCAGTTTGATTCACATGTGTTCACTCAGAGTCTCATACCTCTCAATAAGCACAATACGCCgcaaaagccatcacaagaaaaGCCTCATAACGTGCAACACAGGAGAAG GGATGATATCCTTTCAAGGGAATTCAAACTGAATCTGCAGCAAGGGGTCTTGGAGGATTGA